In one window of Bombus vancouverensis nearcticus chromosome 10, iyBomVanc1_principal, whole genome shotgun sequence DNA:
- the LOC117157088 gene encoding uncharacterized protein LOC117157088 translates to MDTIMWDTNLVVNIVKKILRCFEEWNTRSSYEKVKYSYIDVTLVKNDTMYYTIQITNYGQSINDVLSFSREIFWNFITTNTVFKNSVIATVCSQNEYSDSQETLDIYFVSNRLSLVHSKKNVNLINFLYQKAYLSFVIKDKLIFSDREKFTNIILNEIILLQQFNFHIKFMVHINQNMLYCNHITLDNHYRSCHVLAIALSNVIKHSSSIEFKENCFSMLNVENSHEVEAALMIKLIPLIHQNYSFSSINQSKEK, encoded by the exons ATGGATACCATTATGTGGGACACGAATTTAGTCGTAAATATCGTTAAAAAA ATATTAAGATGTTTCGAAGAATGGAACACCAGGTCTTCATATGAGAAAGTGAAGTACAGTTATATAGATGTTACATTAGTGAAAAATGACACAATGTATTATACGATACAAATCACAAATTATGGGCAATCTATAAATGATGTTTTATCattttcacgtgaaatattTTGGAACTTCATTACCACAAACACCGTTTTTAAAAATTCAGTAATTGCTACAGTATGTAGTCAGAACGAATATAGCGACTCTCAGGAAACACTAGATATATATTTCGTGTCTAATCGTTTATCATTGGTGCATAGTAAGAAAAACGTAAATCTTATCAATTTCCTCTATCAGAAAGCCTACTTATCTTTTGTAATTAAG GATAAACTAATTTTTTCTGACAGAGAAAAATTCacgaatattatattgaacgaaataattttattacagcAATTCAATTTCCATATAAAGTTTATGGTTCATATTAACCAAAACATGTTATACTGTAATCATATTACACTTGATAACCATTATAGATCATGTCATGTGCTTGCTATTGCTCTAtcaaatgtaattaaacatagTTCAAGTATTGAGTTTAAGGAAAATTGTTTTTCTATGTTAAACGTGGAAAATTCACACGAGGTAGAAGCAGCACTTATGATTAAATTAATACCGTTAATTCATCAAAATTATAGTTTTTCTAGCATTAATCAATCAAAGGAAAAATAA